The following are encoded in a window of Microbacterium sp. LWO13-1.2 genomic DNA:
- a CDS encoding DUF5684 domain-containing protein: MDSNGISDLYASIFSGTNGVIALIFYILVVIGLWKVFTKAGHAGILAIIPIVNVILLVRIAGMSGWFALLYLIPIVNIVFGIIVAIKLGQRFGKGGVFSFFLLFLFPYIGYLILGFGSAEYRKA, from the coding sequence ATGGACTCCAACGGCATTTCTGACCTCTACGCATCGATCTTCTCCGGTACCAACGGCGTGATCGCGCTCATCTTCTACATCCTCGTCGTCATCGGCCTGTGGAAGGTGTTCACGAAGGCCGGCCACGCCGGCATCCTCGCGATCATCCCGATCGTGAACGTCATCCTCCTGGTGCGCATCGCCGGCATGTCCGGCTGGTTCGCGCTGCTCTACCTGATCCCGATCGTCAACATCGTCTTCGGGATCATCGTCGCGATCAAGCTCGGCCAGCGCTTCGGCAAGGGCGGGGTGTTCTCGTTCTTCCTGCTGTTCCTCTTCCCGTACATCGGCTACCTCATCCTCGGCTTCGGCTCGGCTGAATACCGCAAGGCCTGA